CGGCCCCTGCGGGAACAGGCTGAAGTCGGCCAGGAACTGCAGCGCGGCCCAGGCGCACGCCACCGCGGCGCCTGCGGCAATGCCCCAGGCCAGAAGCGGCAGGCGCTCGCGGCTGAAGCAGTTCAGGGCCAGCCACATCAGGACTGCGAACACGAACCAGCGGATCGCCTCCACGCCGCCCAGGTAGGCATGCGACCAGGTCATGCTGCCCAGCGCATACGCCATGAGGAGCAGCGGCAGCCACAGCGCGGCATGCCAGCGCAGCGGGCGCTTGCCGCGCCGTTCCTCGGCGAAGAACATCAGGGCGGCGAACAGGGCGGAGCAGGACACGATCGCGGACTTCAGCGTGTCCTGCAGCATCTCCTCGTTCGTCACGCCCGCGGCGGGCGTGACCAGGATCATCAGGACCAGGATGACCGTCGCGCCCCAGCCGCCGGCTGCCGGGCCGGGCCAAGGCGCGGCTGGCTCCGCTGCGGGCGCGGGGCTTGGGTTCCTGCGGGCCACGTCAAATCGCCGTCAAGGACCGCGCCATCTCGATGTGCGGAATGCCGACTTCCTCGAATTCGCTGCCGCGTGCTTCGAAGCCCAGTCCCAGGTAGAAGGCTTCGGCGCTGCGCTGGGCGTGCAGCGCGGCTTCGCGGTCGCCCCGCCTGCGCGCCGCCTGCAGCAGGCACTGCATGAGTTCGCGTCCGACACCCGTGCCACGCAGCACGCGGTTCACCGCGACACGGCCGATCCAGGCCACACCCTCCCGGGAGGGCAGCAGGCGCCCCGTGGCCACCGCCTGGCCCAGGCGGTTGTAGGCGACCGCGTGCAGCGCCTGCGGGTCGACCTCGTCCCATTCCATTTCCTTGGGCACGCGCTGCTCTTCGACGAAGACCTCGGTGCGGATGCGCGCCGCCGCCTCACCCAGCTCCGCCCAGTTCCCGGTCCGGACCTGCAGGACCGGTTCGCCGGCCTCATAGCCGAGCAGCACCTCGCGAAGCAGCGTCGGCACCGGCTTCGATGTCTGGGTGGCCGGGTCGGCGAACACATACACCAGCTCGCAGGTGATCAGCAGTTCGTTGTCGCGGAAGATGGCGCCGAGGAACTGCATCGACGAGTTGCCGATTCGATTGCACTTGAGCCCCACCTCGATCCGATCGTCCATGCGGGCCGAAGCGTGGAACTCCACGGTGGCCTTCTTGACGTAGAGGTCACCGCCCAGCAGGTGCATCGCCTCCTCGTACGGCATGGCCAGCACGCGCCAGTAGTCGGCCACCGCCGTGTCGAAGTACATCAGGTAGTGGGCGTTGAACACGATTTTCTGCATGTCCACTTCGGCCCAGCGCACCCGCAGGCGATGGAAGAATCGGAAGTCTTGTCTCTTCATGTCAGTGCTTGCTGGAGCGCCCGCGCGGCGTCGGCGTGGGCCTGGCGCGCCTCGCGCAGTGCGCGTCCCATCTTGATGAATTCGTGCGTGACACCCCGGTAGATCTCCAGGTCGACGGCCACGCCCGCTGCCCTCAGTTTATCCGCGTAGGCGATGCCGTCGTCGACCAGCGGGTCGAACTCCGCCAGGCCGAACCAGGCCGGCGCGACGCCTTCGACGTCCGGGGCGTTCAGCGGCGCGAAACGCCAGTCCTCGCGCTGCTCGTGCGGGATGTACTGCGCGAAGAACCAGTCGATGTGGGCGCGCTCCAGCACCAGGCCGTGCGCGAAGCGCCCGTGCGAAGCCGCATCCTGGTTGGCGGCCACGCCCGGGTAGAACAGCAGTTGCAGCGCGACGGGCAGCCCCTGGTCGCGCGCCATCAGGGCGCAGACCGCGGCCAGCGTGCCTCCCGCGCTGTCGCCGCCGAGGGCGAGGCGGCCGGCATCGACGCCCAGGCCCTGGCCGTGCCGGGCCAGCCAGGCGGTGGCGTCCCAGGCGTCCTCGACGGCGACCGGAAACCGGTGCTCGGGCGCCAGCCGGTAGTCGACCGAGACCACGGCGCAGTTCGACAGCCGGCTGAGTTCGCGGCACAGGGTGTCGTGCGAGGCGATGCTGCCGATGGTGAAGCCGCCGCCGTGGAAGTAAAGCAGCACCGGCAGCCGGTCCCGCACGGGCGCGTACAGCCGGGCCGGAATGCGGTAGCCGTCGCGGGCCTCGATGCTGAAGTCCTCGATGCGCGCCAGCTCGGCCTTGGGCACTTCGAGCACGCCCGAGCCGAGCTCGTAGTTGGACTTCGCCTCGGCCGGCGAGAGCGTGTACATGGGCGGATACGGCGCCCGCGCCATGCGCTCGAGCACGGAACGCATGGGGGGCGTGAGCTGGGGGTACTGGGGAAGATGGGTCAAGGCGATCGCGCGGTACGGCAGGCGAAGCATCCTACCTTGCGTCGCGCCGGCGATACCCGACACAGGGGATCGCGCTACAGTCAGGTTCTCCCTCTCAACCTGCCGTCGCCATGGCCTTCATCTACTACGTCACGCAGATCCAGTTCGATTTCGGCGCCGTCCAGCTGCTCAAGCAGGAGTGCGAGCGCATCGGCATCACGCGGCCGCTGGTGGTGACCGATCCGGGCGTGAAGGCCGCGGGCGTGCTGCAGAAGGCGCTGGACGCCCTGCCCGGCCTGACCGTTGCCGTGTTCGACCAGACCCCCTCGAACCCGACCGAAGCGGCCGTGCGCGCAGCGGTGCAGGCCTATCGCACTGGCCGGTGCGACGGCCTGATCGCGGTGGGCGGCGGCTCGGCCATCGACTGTGCCAAGGGGGTGGCGATCGCGGCCACCCACGAGGGGCCGCTGACGCATTACGCGACGATCGAAGGCGGTTCGCCGCGCATCACCGACAAAGCCGCGCCGCTGATCGCGGTGCCCACGACCAGCGGCACCGGCAGCGAGGTCGCGCGCGGCGCCATCATCATCGTGGACGACCACCGCAAGCTGGGCTTCCACTCCTGGAACATCGTGCCCAAGGCCGCCATCTGCGACCCGGATCTCACCCTGGGCCTGCCGCCCATGCTCACGGCCGCCACCGGCATGGACGCGATCGCGCACTGCATGGAGACCTTCATGTCGGCTGCCTTCAATCCGCCGGCCGACGGCATCGGCCTGGACGGCCTGGAGCGCGGCTGGTCGCACATCGAACGCGCCACCCGCAACGGCAGCGACCGCGAGGCCCGCCTGAACCTGATGAGCGCATCCATGCAGGGGGCGATGGCGTTCCAGAAAGGGCTGGGCTGCGTGCACTCCCTCAGCCACAGCCTGGGCGGCATCGACCCGCGCCTGCACCATGGCACGCTCAACGCCATGTTCCTGCCGGCCGTGGTGCGCTTCAACGCGCAGGCCGAGTCGGTGCGCAAGGACCGGCGCCTGGAGCGAATGGCCCGCGCCATGGGCCTGCCCTCGGCCGAGGCGATTCCCGACGGCATCAAGGAGATGAACGCGCGCCTGGGCCTGCCCAAGGGCCTGGCCGCGATGGGCGTTCAGCGCGACTGGTTCGACAAGATCATCGACAACGCCCTGGCCGACCACTGCCACAAGACCAATCCGCGCATCGCTTCGCGCGAGGACTACCGGGAGATGCTGGACGCGTCGATGTAGCCCTTGGATGGAGGCGCTGCCTGCTGCTAGGTCCGGGCCGCGCGAATGCAGCTGACGGTGCCCTTCCACCCTTTCTGCAGGTGGGGCACGATGCCACAAGTGCGATCACTTTCATCCGCCGTGACCCCCCAATAGATCCACCGGATTTCCCTTTCAGTCCGCTCGCCCCGGGCGGCGCTCACGTAAGTGACGAAGGTCGGCTCGTTGTCGAACAGCCTGGCATTGCGAGGAGTCAATGCCGCCTTGCATTCGCGTGACTGCAGTTGCAGGCTTGGAGCCCCTCCCTGATTGCCCGACAGCTTTCCGACCAGTTGCTGGGAAAACTGCTCACAGTCCGCCTGGTCGACCGTCTTGGCCAGCACGACCCCTTCGATGGACCTGCTGCCCGCGTTCATGGTGACACGGACCTCGGCGTACACCGGGTTCGAGATGACGACGGGATGCTTCGCGTCCAGTTCCCGGGCTTCTTGGCGCGAGCGCCAGGAATAAACGGCGGCGCCGACAACGAGCAGCAGCAGGAGTAGTTTCTTCATGTTGGGGCGGCACTATAGCTTCGCGACGACCCGCCGTCCACAATTGGTTACACGCCCAGCTCAATCGGCGCATTGCGGCGCGCTTGCGAGAGGTCTACAGCGCCTCGACGCGGTCCAAGTCCGGCTGCTCCAGCCATGCGCGGAATTCATCGGCCAACTGCGCGCTGGCCGCCACGGCGGCACTCCACACCGCCACGCGTGATTTCAGGTCGGTGCCATAGTGCGCGAAGTCGGTGCGGTCCGGCAGCTTGCCGTTCGGCAGGGTCCTGACCCAGTCCGGGTCCGGCGCCAGGACCAGCGTGTTGTCCAGGAAGTGCGTCGCGCCGTGGCGCCACTTGAGGGACTTGTCCAGCCAGCCGGGCACGATGGCTTTCTGGAAGTGCGGGTACAGCACCAGCGGCCCCTGGCCTGCCGCGTTGTAGTTCAGGTGCAGGTGGTAGTCGGTGATGCCGCCGTCCCAGTACGCGCCTGCCGGCGCGCCGGGGATGTTGTGGATGGCGTTCAGCACGAAAGGGATCGAGCAGC
Above is a window of Ramlibacter tataouinensis DNA encoding:
- a CDS encoding YbgC/FadM family acyl-CoA thioesterase — encoded protein: MKRQDFRFFHRLRVRWAEVDMQKIVFNAHYLMYFDTAVADYWRVLAMPYEEAMHLLGGDLYVKKATVEFHASARMDDRIEVGLKCNRIGNSSMQFLGAIFRDNELLITCELVYVFADPATQTSKPVPTLLREVLLGYEAGEPVLQVRTGNWAELGEAAARIRTEVFVEEQRVPKEMEWDEVDPQALHAVAYNRLGQAVATGRLLPSREGVAWIGRVAVNRVLRGTGVGRELMQCLLQAARRRGDREAALHAQRSAEAFYLGLGFEARGSEFEEVGIPHIEMARSLTAI
- a CDS encoding alpha/beta hydrolase, with the translated sequence MRSVLERMARAPYPPMYTLSPAEAKSNYELGSGVLEVPKAELARIEDFSIEARDGYRIPARLYAPVRDRLPVLLYFHGGGFTIGSIASHDTLCRELSRLSNCAVVSVDYRLAPEHRFPVAVEDAWDATAWLARHGQGLGVDAGRLALGGDSAGGTLAAVCALMARDQGLPVALQLLFYPGVAANQDAASHGRFAHGLVLERAHIDWFFAQYIPHEQREDWRFAPLNAPDVEGVAPAWFGLAEFDPLVDDGIAYADKLRAAGVAVDLEIYRGVTHEFIKMGRALREARQAHADAARALQQALT
- a CDS encoding iron-containing alcohol dehydrogenase; this encodes MAFIYYVTQIQFDFGAVQLLKQECERIGITRPLVVTDPGVKAAGVLQKALDALPGLTVAVFDQTPSNPTEAAVRAAVQAYRTGRCDGLIAVGGGSAIDCAKGVAIAATHEGPLTHYATIEGGSPRITDKAAPLIAVPTTSGTGSEVARGAIIIVDDHRKLGFHSWNIVPKAAICDPDLTLGLPPMLTAATGMDAIAHCMETFMSAAFNPPADGIGLDGLERGWSHIERATRNGSDREARLNLMSASMQGAMAFQKGLGCVHSLSHSLGGIDPRLHHGTLNAMFLPAVVRFNAQAESVRKDRRLERMARAMGLPSAEAIPDGIKEMNARLGLPKGLAAMGVQRDWFDKIIDNALADHCHKTNPRIASREDYREMLDASM